The Listeria cossartiae subsp. cossartiae genome includes the window AAAGGTGTCATGAGTTCCTTTGACCGGTCGTTAAAACGTTTAAGCGTGGATTATATTGATTTGCTGCTAATTCATCAACCTTTTAATGATGTTTACGGCGCATGGATGGCGATGGAAGAATTACAGGCAGAAGGTAAAATTAGGGCGATTGGCGTATCGAATTTCAGCGTGGATCGAGTGATTGACCTAGCTGCCTTCAATGATGTAACGCCGCAAGTTAACCAAATTGAAGTCAATCCTTTCCAACAACAAACCGGAAATCTCGAGGTTTTGCGAAAAGAAGGTGTTGCAGTAGAAGCATGGGCGCCGTTCGCGGAAGGTAAAAATGATATCTTTAACAATCCAGTTCTAACAAAAATTGGAGCGAAATACGATAAATCTGCTGCTCAAGTAATTTTACGTTGGCTAGTAGAACAAGATATCATCGTCCTAGCAAAATCTGTAAAACCAGAGAGAATGGCTCAAAATTTAGCCGTATTTGATTTTGAGTTAACCGATGCAGATAAAAAAGAAATTGCGAGCTTAAACCAAGGTGAAAGCCAATTTTTCTCGCATGCCAATCCAGAAATGGTCAAATGGATGGCGAGTCGCAAACTAAATGTATAAATAAAAACGAGGTCTGCGTAAGTGCAGAACCTCGTTTTTTATTATCCGTTAATGTCGATAGCTTTAATCCAACCTAATGAACTGTGGCTGTCTTTAATATGCAACCAATCTTCGCCTAGAATAGTAGCTGTTTGATCCACTACTAAAAGTTTCCCATAGTAGAAACCAACTGCTTTTGATTTAGTACTCGTTGCTTCTACTGGCTTGTTGTATAGTGTTGCTGTTGGATCTTGTACATAAACGACTTGTGTAGCTGGTT containing:
- a CDS encoding aldo/keto reductase, with translation MKTVRLNNGVEVPILGFGTYQIPDANEAEQAVKDAITAGYRHIDTAQSYMNEEDVGRGIAASGVDRKELFITTKIWVENVSYKGVMSSFDRSLKRLSVDYIDLLLIHQPFNDVYGAWMAMEELQAEGKIRAIGVSNFSVDRVIDLAAFNDVTPQVNQIEVNPFQQQTGNLEVLRKEGVAVEAWAPFAEGKNDIFNNPVLTKIGAKYDKSAAQVILRWLVEQDIIVLAKSVKPERMAQNLAVFDFELTDADKKEIASLNQGESQFFSHANPEMVKWMASRKLNV